Within the Arthrobacter sp. UKPF54-2 genome, the region GGCCGAAGAACACGGCGATCGCGCCGGGCACCCAGAGCGGGGTGTCCACGCCGAGGGAGAGGCCCATCACGACGGCGGCAATCGTCAGGACGGCGGTGCCCAGGATCGGGAAGATCCGGTAGGTGCCCGACGCCGAGATGGTCCGGCCCGCGGTGATGGAGCCGGTGAGGATGCCCACGGTAAACGTGATCATCATCAGGCCCGCCTCGGTGGGGGTCAGGCCCTTGACCAACTGCAGGTACATCGGCAGCATCGCGATGGCGCCGAACATGCCGACGCCAATGATGAAGTTCAGCAGGGACGAGAGCCCGAAGGTGACGTTCTGGAACAGCCGGAGCGGGATCAGGGCGTAGTCGCCTGCGCGTTTCTCGGCGAGCAGGAACGCAATGATGCCGAGCACGCCAAGGCCGTAGCAGAGGAAGGCGCCGGGGGAGGTCCAGCCCCAGGTGCGGCCCTGTTCGGCGACGAGGAGCAGCGGCACGATCGCCAGCGTGATCGCGGCGGCGCCCCAGTAGTCAATCTTCTGCTTCAGGTGCTTGGCCGGCAGGTGCAGGTACAGAAACACGACGGCCAGGGCAGCCAGGCCGATCGGAATGTTGATGAAGAAGACCCAGCGCCACCCGTCGAAGCCCAGGATCGTGGCGGAACCGGCGAAGGCACCGCCGATGACGGGCCCCAGCACGGAGGAGATGCCGAAGACGGACATGAAATAGCCCTGGAACTTGGCGCGGTCCTTGAGCGCCACGATGTCCCCGATGATGGTCAGCGCCAGGGCCAGCAGGCCGCCGGCGCCCATGCCCTGGATGCCGCGGGCAATGGCGAGTTCGGTCATCGAGTGGACGGAGCCGGCGTACAGCGAGCCGGCCAGGAAGATCAGGATCGCGGCGAGGTAGAGCGGGCGGCGGCCAAAGATGTCGCTGAGCTTGCCGTAGAGCGGTGTGCTGACCGTGGAGGTGATCAGGTACGCCGTCGTGGCCCAGGCCTGTAGCGAGAGGCCGTCCAGGTCGTTGGCGATGGTGTAGATCGAGGTGGACACGATGGTCTGGTCCAGCGAGGACAGGAACATGCCGAGCATCAGGCCCACCATGACGGTGATGGTCTGACGGTGGGTCAGGACCTCGCCAGGCAGGCGTGGGGACGGGGTTTTGGACATAACTGCTCCAGGAGGAAGTTTGTGGGGGTCAAGCATGATGGTTGCTTTCAGTAACTATCTTACCGGCTGCTTTGTTCCCGGCTGCACCCTCTTCCGCGTGGCCGCCCGCGTTCCGGCCCCCGCCGCCGCCGGCCAGCGGGGGAGCCGCTCAGCGTTCGAGCAGAATCCCGTCCGGGTCGCACCAGATCCGCTGGCCCGGCCGGACGGCGACGCCGTCGATGTCCAGCTCAACGTCCGTCTCGCCGGCCCCGTCCTTGGCGCTCTTGCGCGGGTTGCTGCCGAGTGCCTTAACCCCGAGCGGCAGTCCGGCGATCGCCACCCGGTCCCGGATGGCGCCGTTGAGCACGACGCCGGCCCAGCCGTTCTCCACCGCGCTCGCCGCGATCATGTCCCCCATCAGCGCTGTGCGGAGCGAGCCGCCGCCGTCGACCACCAGCACCGCGCCGTTGCCCGGTGTGCCGAGCATGGTCTTGACCAAGGCGTTGTCCTCCCGGCAGCGGATGGTCCGGACGGGACCGCTGAAGTGGGTGAGGCCGCCGAGCGACTGGAACTGCAGGGCAATGGAGTCCAGCTCCTCGCCCCGCTCGTCGAACAGGTCGGCGGTGTTGATCTGGTTCGCGGGGTTCACGGGGGAGTCGGGCACGGGTTCTCCTGGTTCTCGGCAATAGCTGGCGGGTGTTGATGCCCACGATAGTCTGGGCCCACACTGATCTTCAGCTGCAGTCATCAGTTCCGGGGGGAACCACATGAGCCTGTCCGACACCGCTCCGGCGGCCCTTGCCGAACCGGAACGCCGCGTCCGCCCGGTGTGGACGGCCGGCGTCGTGCTGGTCAACGTGGGGATCAATGCGGCGTTCTTTGGCCCGCTCCAGGTGCTCCTCGGCCAGCAGGCCGCGGCCTTCAACGAGGGCGAGAAAGAGGCCATCCTCGCGCTCGTGACCGGGGCCGGAGCGGCGGTGTCGCTCGTGGCCAACCCGCTGTTCGGCGCGCTCAGCGACCGGACCGTTGCCCGCCGCGGCCGCCGGGTGCCGTGGGTGCTCTTCGGCGCCATCCTCGGCGCGGCCGCCCTGATTGCGCTCGCCGGCGCCCCGAACGTCGCCCTGATGACGATCCTCTGGTGCCTCGTGCAGGCCGGCTGCAACGGCGCCTACGCCGCCATCACGGCCGCCATTCCGGACCGGGTGCCGGCCCCGCAGCGCGGCACGGTGGGAGGCCTCGCCGCGATGGGCCAGACGGTCGGCATCCTCGCCGGCGCGGTGATCGCCGCCGTCGTCTCCGGCAACTTCGCCCTCGGCTACCTGGTGTGCGCGCTGGCGCTGCTGGCCGGCGTCGTGCTGTATTTCTTCAAGAACGACGACGTCGCGCTGCCGCGGGACGGGCGGCCGCCCTTCCGGCTGGCGGAATTTGCCATGAACTTCTGGATTTCCCCGGCCAGGTACCCGGACTTCGCCTGGGCCTGGCTGACCCGGCTGCTGGTGAACATCGGCAACCACATGATCACGCTGTACCTCCTGTTCTTCCTCACCGACGCGGTGCGCCTGCCCCAGACGCAGGGCCTCGCGGCGGAGACCGGCGTCCTGATCCTCACCGGCCTGTACGCCGTTATGGTCATCATCACCAGCGTGATCGGCGGCCGGCTGAGCGACCGGATGGGCCGGCGCAAACCGCTCGTTATCCTCTCCTCCACCGTCATCGCCGCGGCCGCGCTGGTCCTGGCCGTCGCCCCCACCTGGGCCGGGGCGCTGATCGGGGCCTCGGTGCTGGGCATCGGCTTCGGCGCCTACCTGGCCGTCGACTTCGCCCTGATCACCGAGGTGCTGCCCACCGCGCTGAACCGGGGCAAGGACCTGGGGGTCATCAACATCGCCAATTCGCTGCCCCAGGTGATCGCGCCACTCATCGCCTACCCGTTTGTGGCGCTCTGGGGCGGGTACGTTTCGCTCTACTTGGCGGCCGCGGTAATCGGGCTGCTGGGCGCCGTGTTTGTGGTGAAGATCAAGGGCGTGGACTAGGCCGTCCGGGTCCCGTTTGACTGGCATCGGCCCCGGTGCCGTGCCGTATAGTGGACGGGATTCCCGCGGCAGCGCTGTGGACTGAACGTCCCGGCTGCCGAGAAAGACGACCCCGGAACGCTGCTGATGCCTGAATTCCCTTCGGATCTTCCGCCAATGGCCCCGCCGCCCACCCTGCCCCGGCAGCGGCGTCGTTATGCGCGGATTCTTGAGGTCGCAGCCGGTTTTGCCCGGAAGGGCCTGGACTCCGTGGTGCTCTCCGAAGTGGCGGCCAAGGCCGACGTACCGCTGGGCACGCTGTACCGCTATTTCCCCTCCTCGACCCAGCTGATGCTGGCCCTCTACCGCAAGCAGCTGGGCGAACTGCACCTCGGCGAGTGGCCGTCCGGCGCCCGGGCGCCGGCGCACGCGCTGGTGGGTGTGGTGATGGAGATTTTCCACATGCGCCTGATGCAGCCGGCCGTGGAGCAATGCCTGAACCGGGTGGTTTACGCCAAGGACACGGACACCACCCGGCTGCTCCGGGACATCGACGCGACCGCTGAGAACGCCGTCACTGTGGTCAGCGGCGACCCCGCCGTGTCCCGGGTCCTGCTGCTCACCGTCACGGGCCTGGTCCAGTCCGTCCGCTGCCGCCGGCTCTCGCTCTTCGAGGCGGAGGAGGACCTGAAGAAGGCCTGCTCCCTGCTCTCCCGGGGGCGCGGGGCCGCGTAGCCGGTCTAGACCAATTACCCGAATGTGTCCGGGTGAATCTTCGCCGCGGCCCTGCGTTGTCTACCATGGCAGAACCGGAGCGGCGCGAGCCAGCACTTCCGGGAGCTTCGCCGCAGGCCCGCCACCCCGGGGCCGCCCGCGATGTTCCCCCCGACCATCTGGGGCGCCGCCGCGCGTGCCCCAGCAGCCAAGTGCCGTACGCCCACGGTGAGCCCCAGGAGACAGCGACGTGTCCATTGAAACCATCATTCCCGCCAATTCCACCTCCCCGGACTCGGCCGCAGATGCGCCCGTAGCGGCGCTCAGCGACGAGGAAATTTTCGCTTCCCACCAGGGCGGCAAGCTCTCCATCGCCAGCACCGTCCCCCTCGCAAGCAAGCGCGATCTCTCCATCGCCTACACGCCCGGCGTCGCCCAGGTCAGCCGTGCCATCGCGGCCGACCCCGAGCTGGCCAAGACCCTCACCTGGGCCCAGCGCCTGGTGGTTGTGGTCAGCGACGGCACCGCCGTGCTGGGCCTCGGCGACATCGGCCCCAGCGCCTCGCTACCGGTTATGGAAGGCAAGTCTGCCCTCTTCAAGGCCTTCGGCGAGCTGGACTCCATTCCGCTGGTCCTCAACACCACCGACGTCGACGAGATTGTCGAGACCCTGGTCCGGTTGCGGCCGAGCTTCGGCGCGGTCAACCTCGAGGACGTCTCGGCGCCGCGCTGCTTCGAACTTGAGGAAAAGCTGATCGAAGCGCTCGAATGCCCGGTCATGCACGATGACCAGCACGGCACCGCCGTCGTTGTCCTCGCCGCGCTGACCGGCGCCGCCAAGGTCACCGCCCGCGAGCTCGAGGGGCTCCGCGTGGTGGTCTCCGGCGCCGGCGCCGCCGGCATCGCCGTCGCCGAAATCCTGCTGACCGCCGGCATCGACGACGTCGTGCTGCTGGACTCCCGCGGCGTGATCAACCGGGACCGCGCGGACATTGCCGCGGACCCGGCCAGCAAAAAGGCCCAGCTTGCTGCCCGCAGCAACCCCCGCGGCGTGACCGGCGGCCCCGGCGAGGCCCTGCTCGGCGCGGACGTGTTCATCGGCGTCTCCTCCTCCCGGCTGGACGAGGAGCACCTCAAGCTGATGAACCACAGCGCGATCGTCTTTGCCCTCTCCAACCCGGACCCCGAGGTGCTGCCGGAAGTTGCATCCAAGTACGCGGCCGTCGTCGCCACCGGCCGCAGCGACTTCCCCAACCAGATCAACAACGTGCTGGCCTTCCCCGGCATCTTCCGCGGCGCCCTCGACGCCGGTGCCCGCCGGATCACCCCGGCGATGAAGCTGGCCGCGGCCCGCGCCATCGCCGAACTCGCCGAGGGCGAGCTCTCCGCCGATTACATCGTGCCGAGCCCGCTGGACCCGCGCGTCGCCCCGGCCGTCTCGGCCGCCGTCGCCGCCGCGGTGCTGGCCCAGTAGGGCTGCGCTCGCGGGCCGGCGGACCGGCCGGCACAGCAGCCGGCCATAGACTGGGGCGATGAATCCCGAGACTGTGGTGACGGTCCTCTGCGGCCTGGCCATCCTGGTGGGCGTGGCCGGCATCATCATCCCCGTGCTGCCAGGCAGCATCCTGATCGCCCTGAGCCTGCTGGCCTGGGCCATCTGGGGCGGAGACGGCACCACCGGATGGGTGGTCTTCGGGATCGGCCTGCTGCTCGTGCTGGCCGGGATGGCCGCCAGTGCCGTGCTGACCGGCCGGAAGCTTAAGCAGCACAGCATTCCCGGCCGGTCCGTCGTCGCCGGCCTGGTGTTCGGCGTCGTCGGGATGTTCCTCATTCCGGTGGTGGGGCTCTTCGTTGGTTTCGCGGCCGGGCTGCTGCTGAGTGAACTGCACCGCACCCGCGCATGGCGGACCGCGGTCACCTCCAGCTGGGCGGCGCTGAAAGCCACCGGCCTGGGCATGATCGCCGAGTTCGGGCTGGCGTGCCTGGCCGCGAGCACCTGGGTGATCGGCGTCTGGGTGGCGGCCGCCGCCTGACTGTGGGCCTTGGCCGTTTGAGTGGACCGTGTTGGGCTCCGACGGCGGCCGGGGCCTTCGTGCAGGGCGTCACCGTCTACGCCGGCGGCAGCCGGACCTACGACATTCTGTGGGTGATCGGGCGGCGCTTACCCGGCCGCGGCGAGCCTGCCCAGCAGCGGGGCCAGTTGCTCGGTCAGCAGCACTACGCCTAGGCCCACCATGATGACCCCGCTGGCCAGTGTCACCCGCCGTGCCGCGCCGGGCCGGGAGTGCAGGAGCTTGCGGGCCAGCAGCGCCACGCAGCTGTAGATCACGGCCACGAGCAGAACAAAGGTGAGGCCAAGCAGGCCGGATTGCAGCGGCACCGGCAGGGCGGCGTCCGTGCTGACGAACTGCGGGACCAGGGCGAGGAAGAACAGCAGCCCCTTCGGGTTGATGCCGCTGGTACCCATGCCCTGCAGGAAGATCCGGAACTGGTTAGCGGATGCCGCGGCGTCCGCCCGGGCGGACGCCGGAGCGTCGGCCGCACCGAAGCTGGCGCCCCGCCACGACCGGACCGTGCCGGCGCCCAGCCACAGCAGGTAGGCCGCACCCGCCACCGTCAGCCAGCCGAGGAGCCCGGGCATGCCGGTGATCACCGCGGCCAGGCCGGCGGTCAGGAGCGCCGTGTGCACGACGTACCCGCCGCACAGGCCGGCAACGGCCGGCACTAAGCTGCGCTCCCTTAGCCCGGCCGCGATCGAGTAGGCCCAGTCCACGCCCGGCGTGCAGGCGAGGGCCACGGCGACGCCAATGAAAGCGAGAAAGAGCTGGGGGTTCATGGGGGTCTCCTGAGGCTGCGGCTACAGAGCCCATCCTAGGAATTTCCAGCCCATAAGTGTTCACTGTTTTCGCGCAGAACCCCGCGCCGACGGTAAGGTTATTGCGTGATCGACCACATCGACAGAAGTATTTTGCGCCACCTGCGCGAGGACGGCCGGATGACTGCCACCGCGCTCGCCGCGAAGGTGGGCCTAACCGTGGCTCCGTGCCACCGCAGGCTCCGTGAACTGGAGGCCACCGGCGTGATCCGGGGCTACCGCGCCGACATCGACCCGGCCGCCGTCGGCCTTGGCTTCGAAGCCATTGTCTTTGTCACGCTGCGGCAGGTGGACCGCGCCACCATGGAGATCTTCGAGAACCGGGTGGCGGAAAACCCCAACATCGTCGAGGCCCAGCGGCTCTTCGGCGAACCCGACTACCTGCTGAAGGTCATTGCGGAGGACCTGCCGGCGTACCAGCGATTTTACGACGCCGAGCTCACCTCGCTGCCCGGCGTCGAGCGGCTGACCTCCACGCTGGTGATGAAAAACCTGAAGGCATACGCCGGGCCACCGGTCTGAGCGGTCCCCCGCTCACCCGTCCAGCAGTGCCGTGGTCCGGTAGGGGATGACCTCGCGCAGGAACATGCTCGTCGAAGTCCGCACAATGCCGGGGCAGAGGCGGATTTCCTCGGAGACCCGGTAAAGGTCGTCCGGGCTCGTGGCCACGACCCGGATCAGCAGGTCGGTGTCGCCTGCGGGCGCGTGGCACTCCAGCACCTCCGGGATGTTCCGCAGCGCGGCGATCGCCTCATTCAGGTGGCTCTGGTCCAGCTCTGCACTCACCGCCGCCGCCACTCCGCGGCCCAGTGCGGCCGGAAGCACCCTGCTGCTGTTGGGCCGTAGCGCGCCCGACGCCGTCATCCGCTCCAGGCGGGACTGGACCGTCCCGCGGGCCAGGCCGAGTCTCTGGGCCAGGACCATGATGGGGACCCGCGGGTCCGCGTCCAGCGCGAGGAGGATCCGCCGGTCCGTCGCGTCCAGTTGCTGCAATCTGACCACTTCCTGCCACTCGTTAGGATGTCACTTGGACAGTCTGACCAGTCAGCGAGTTGTCCGTTGCACCAACTGTATGGCTCCTGCTCAAATAGTGGCAACAAGGGATGCGGGCCACCGCCGGCACCCGAAGGCTACGGATCCCCCGGTACACCACCCGGATTCCCGATGAGGCCCCCGCAAGGAGCCCGCCGCTGATTGACTCTTGTTCACGCATCGTCATTCCGCACACCCTTTCGGCAAGAGCCCCTGAGCCCCCGACGTCGGATCTCCGAAGTCATCGGTGGCTGAGGGGCTCTTGTGTTGTCCGGCATAGGCTGGAGTCATGACAGCAGCCGGTCGTTTCGCCCCCAGCCCCTCCGGCGAACTGCACGTGGGCAACCTGCGCACCGCGATCCTGGCCTGGCTCTTCGCCCGGTCCACCGGCCGACGCTTCCTGATGCGGGTAGAAGACCTGGACCGCGCCCGGGCCGGCGCCGAGGCGGAACAGCTCCGCGACCTGGCGGCGATCGGCGTGGACTGGGACGGCGGCGTCGTCCGCCAGACCGAGCGTGAACACCTCTACACGGAGGCCATCGAGCGGCTCACCGCGGCCGGACTGACCTACGAATGCTTCTGCACCCGCCGCGAAATCCACGAGGCACCCTCCGCCCCGCACGCCCCGCAGGGCGCGTACCCTGGCACCTGCCGGGACCTTTCCGAGGCTGACCGCGAGGCGAAGCGCGCCGTCCGGCCCGCCGCGGTCCGGCTCCGCGCGGCGGTTACCGAGGCGTCCGTGCAGGACGTGCTGCACGGCAGCTTCACCGGCGTCGTGGATGACTTTGTGCTCCGCCGTAACGACGGCGTCACGGCGTACAACCTGGCCGTCGTGGTGGATGACGCCGCGCAGGGCATTGACCAGGTGGTCCGCGGCGACGACCTGCTGCCCTCCACCCCGCGACAGGCGTATCTCGCCACCCTTTTGCATATTCCAGTTCCGGAATATGCCCACGTTCCGCTGGTGCTGAACGCCGACGGCGCCCGCCTCGCCAAGCGCGACGGGGCGGTCACGCTGGCGGATCTGGCCGCCGCCGGGGTTCCCGTGGAGGAGGTGCGGGATGCGCTGCTGGCCTCGCTCGGGCTGCCCGCGGGATCCCTGGAGAACGCGCTGGCCGCGTTCGAGCCGGCGGCGCTGCCGCGGGAGCCGTGGGTGTGGACGGGGCTGGGCGGGCACGGCGCGTAGGCTGGAAACATGTCAGAACCAGAGTTCAGCGAAGCGCCCACCCCGCGGCCAGGATTTACCGTCGAGACCGCCAAGGTCCTCGCAGAGGTGGCCCACAATCGGCAAAAGGACAAGCTCAAGCGGCCCTACCGCGAGCACGTGATCGCCGTCGGCGACGCGCTGGCCGACTTCGACGACGACATCCGGATCGCCGGGTACCTGCACGACATCGCGGAGGACACCCCGATGACCCGGCAGGCGCTGCTGGACATGGGCGTGTCAGAACGGGCTGTGGACATCATCGAGCGGGTCACGAAGCGCCTGCACGAAAACCCGGACGACTACCAGGCCGGCATCCGGTACATCGCCGAGGACCACGACGCCACCCTGGTCAAAATTGCGGACAACGCGCACAACTCCCTGCCCGAACGGGTCCAGGCGCTGGCCGAGAAGTGGCCGGACAAGCCGCCGGTCACCCGCTACGCTGACGCCCGGCCGGTGCTCTACGCCGCGGTCCCGGTGGAGGAAACCCGCAAGATCCTGGCCCGGATCAACCCCTGGCTGCTGGAGGAGCTCGACGACATGCTCGACGAGGCCGACGACACCGACTACGAGAACCTGTCCTACGACAGCACCCCGTAGGGAAGCCCCGAAGGCTAGACGCGGCCCAGCAGGTCGATGTCTTCGAGGAATTCCTGCTGCACCTCGGCGCTGACCGTGGTCCGGGTGTCCCCGATCGCATCGAGGTAATCCTGCGTCGCGGGTCCCTTCCGGACCGCGTCGCGGACCGATGCCGTTCCCGCCGAAGCCGCCCCGCCGTCGTCGTACACCGCTTTTTCCAGCGCCCGCTGGGAGGCGCTCCGGGCCGCATATTCGATGTCCGCGGGGGAGAAGCCCTCGGTGCGGTCCACCAGCAGCTCCACGTCCACGTCGTCCACCACCGTGGCGGGGATGAAGCGCTGCCACATGGCCTCGCGGGCCAGGCGGTCCGGCAGGCCGATCGGAATGACGTAGTCGAAGCGGCCGTGGCGCAGGAACGCGGAGTCCAGGGCGCGGATGAAGTTGGTGGCGCAGACCAGCAGCCGGCCTGGCTGTTCGCGGAACGCCGGGATGATTTTCAGCAGCTCGTTGGTGACGCCCTGCAGCGGCGACGGCGGATCCCCGGCCCGCTGCGAGGCGATCTCCTCCACCTCGTCGATGAACACCACGGCGTGCTCCAGCTCGGCGATCTCCAGGAAGGTCTCACGCAGCGCCCCGGCGAGGCCCTTGGGATCGGAGGCCAGTCGGGAGGGGAACACTTCCACAAACGGCCACTCCAGACGGGAGGCGATCGCCTTGGCGAAGGTGGTCTTGCCGGTGCCGGGCGGGCCGAACAGCACCACGGCGCGCGGCGGGACCACACCGTACTCGTCGGCGAGGTCCGCCTCGGCCAGCGGCAACACCAGTCGGCGCTCCAGGAGTTCCTTCTCGTTCCGCATGCCGGCGACATTTTCCCAGAGGTCGCGGGCCAGGATCCGGCCGCCGAGCTGGCTCAGCGGCTCGAGTTCCTGGCGTTGGACCGGGATTTTTCGTTCGAAGTAGCGCAGGTTCTTCTTCAGCACGAAGCCGCGGCTCAGGAAGGCCTCGACGCGGGTTTCGGATTCCGGCATGAGCGCGGAGAGCTTGTTCAGCCCGTGCGGGGCCATCCGGTTTTCCACCGCGGCCAGCAGCGAGGTGCCGATCCCGCGGCCGCGGAACTCAGGGAGGGTGGCGAGGAAGACGATCCAGCCCTGGTCGTGCGCGGCGCGGCCGACGGCGGCGCCCACCACCTGGTCGCCCTGCACCGCGACGACGGCGTGGTCCTTCTCGCAGGAGGCGAGGACCTCGGAGAGCGCGTAGACGGGCTCGACGTTGGTGGCCTTAAGGGATTCCCAGAGGTGCAGGATCCCGTCCAGGTCGGCCGAGTGGAAATCCCTGATTCGCCAGTTGGTCATGAGGTGTCTCCCGGGTGGTTCGTCGCTGAGCCAGGTGGAACTTCTTTCCTCCGAGCTTAGGCGAACCGGGAGGCGGCCGCGCTTGGTTACGCCGCCGCCTCCCCCGCCGGGACTAGAGCGCGGCCAGCAGGCCCTTCATTTCCTTGATCTCGTCCGTCTGGGACGCCGCGACGTCCTTGGCCAGCTTGATCGCCTCCGGGTTCTTGCCGCCGCGGACCTCGGCGTTGGCCATCTCGACGGCGCCCTCGTGGTGGGCGATCATCTGCGTCAGGAACAGCTTGGCAGCCTCGGTGCCGGTGGCGGCGTCGAGCTTTTTGAGCTCGTCGTCGCCCAGCATGCCGGACATTGCATGGCCGCCCGGCATCTGGGTCGATTCGTTCCAGTCACGGAGCCAGCCGGTCATCCGGTCGATCTCCGGGCCTTGGGCCGCCTTGATCCGGCTGGCCAGGGCGGTCACCTTGGCGTCGATGCCGGGCTTCTTGAGCATCATCTCGCTCATCTGGACGGCCTGGGCGTGGTGCGGGATCATCCCCTGGGCGAACATGGTGTCCGGGGCGTTGTGGTCGGCGGCGGCACTTGCGCCGGGCATTGCCTGCCCGGAGCTGTGGTCCATCCCGGGCATGCTGCTGCCGCCGGAACCGGAACCGGTCGAGCAGCCGGCCAGGGCGATGACGGCGGCCAGGGCGGTGGCGGAAATTGTCAGTGCTTTGTTCACGAGAAATCTGTCCTTTGGGAATCCGGCAGGTGCCGGCGTCGGACGGCGCGCGGCATAGGGTGCGCGCACCGGGAGGGCATGGGTGCCGGCGGAGAGCGGCACGGCGTCCCTTTATGTCCGGCTGATGGACAGCTCAAGCGGCGTGGGCGTCGCCGGTTGGTGGGAGTGGGCGGTGGCCGGCTCGGCTGAAGGCGCGGTGCGGGCCTGGACCGCCAGCAGCGTGGTCCCGGGAGCCGGGGCGCTCAGGGAGGCCCCCGACGGCGCGGGGGTGCAAGAGACGTGCGCGGAGCTCTGGCCGCCGCAATCTCCGCCGCAGCCGCACGACGGCGGGGCGGGAGTTTCGTGGCTGGGTGACGCGCCGGCGTGCTTGGCGGCGGCGTGCCCGGAATCGGTGTGCCCGGCGGCGGAGTGCTCCGCTGCGGCCAGCGCCACTTCCCCGAACGGCGCTCCGGCCGCGGACGCGTGTGCGGCGTGGGACGCCGAAAATACATGCATGCCCAGCAGGCCCGCGAGCACGGCGAGGACTGTGGCAAGGAGGGCGGCCCGGACGAGCCCCGCGGCGTGATGCCGGGTAAGTGCTGCGACCATGAGCTACCTCCGTCCGGTCCGTTGTTCCGCAGTTCAGGCTACCGCTGTTCAACGACGGACCCGGGAATTGTGTTCCCGGCCAGGCTGGCTCAGATCCCGAGGGAGGCGAGGCTCTGCCGGAGGGTCTCGGCTGAGTGGTGCAGCGAGGCCAGTTCGCCCTCGTCCATCGGGGTCTCCAGCACCGCACGCACGCCGCCGTGGCCCACGATGCTGGGCAGGGACAGGGCCACGCCGTCGATCCCGTACTGGCCGGCCAGCACGGTGGAGACCGGCAGCACCGCGTTCTCGGAGCGCAGCAGCGCCTCCACGATCCGGGCGCCGGAGAGCCCGATCGCGTAATTCGTCGCGCCCTTGCCGGCGATCACCTTGTAGGCGGCCTGGGTGACCTCGCGGGCGGTCTCGCTGAGGTAGCCGGGGGTGAAGATGCGCTCGCCGTCGACCTTCCAGCCCCGGATCGGGACCGGGCCGATCGTCGCGCCGGACCAGACCGGGAACTCGGTGTCGCCGTGCTCGCCTACCATGCTGGCGTGGACGCTGCTCACCGACACCCCGGCGCGGTGGGCCAGCAGCCAGCGCAGCCGCGAGGTGTCCAGCACGGTGCCGGAGGAGAAAATCCGCGACGTCGGCAGCCCGGTGATCTTCTGGGCGGCGACGGTCAGCACGTCGCAG harbors:
- a CDS encoding MFS transporter; its protein translation is MSLSDTAPAALAEPERRVRPVWTAGVVLVNVGINAAFFGPLQVLLGQQAAAFNEGEKEAILALVTGAGAAVSLVANPLFGALSDRTVARRGRRVPWVLFGAILGAAALIALAGAPNVALMTILWCLVQAGCNGAYAAITAAIPDRVPAPQRGTVGGLAAMGQTVGILAGAVIAAVVSGNFALGYLVCALALLAGVVLYFFKNDDVALPRDGRPPFRLAEFAMNFWISPARYPDFAWAWLTRLLVNIGNHMITLYLLFFLTDAVRLPQTQGLAAETGVLILTGLYAVMVIITSVIGGRLSDRMGRRKPLVILSSTVIAAAALVLAVAPTWAGALIGASVLGIGFGAYLAVDFALITEVLPTALNRGKDLGVINIANSLPQVIAPLIAYPFVALWGGYVSLYLAAAVIGLLGAVFVVKIKGVD
- a CDS encoding NADP-dependent malic enzyme, giving the protein MSIETIIPANSTSPDSAADAPVAALSDEEIFASHQGGKLSIASTVPLASKRDLSIAYTPGVAQVSRAIAADPELAKTLTWAQRLVVVVSDGTAVLGLGDIGPSASLPVMEGKSALFKAFGELDSIPLVLNTTDVDEIVETLVRLRPSFGAVNLEDVSAPRCFELEEKLIEALECPVMHDDQHGTAVVVLAALTGAAKVTARELEGLRVVVSGAGAAGIAVAEILLTAGIDDVVLLDSRGVINRDRADIAADPASKKAQLAARSNPRGVTGGPGEALLGADVFIGVSSSRLDEEHLKLMNHSAIVFALSNPDPEVLPEVASKYAAVVATGRSDFPNQINNVLAFPGIFRGALDAGARRITPAMKLAAARAIAELAEGELSADYIVPSPLDPRVAPAVSAAVAAAVLAQ
- a CDS encoding Lrp/AsnC family transcriptional regulator, whose amino-acid sequence is MIDHIDRSILRHLREDGRMTATALAAKVGLTVAPCHRRLRELEATGVIRGYRADIDPAAVGLGFEAIVFVTLRQVDRATMEIFENRVAENPNIVEAQRLFGEPDYLLKVIAEDLPAYQRFYDAELTSLPGVERLTSTLVMKNLKAYAGPPV
- the rraA gene encoding ribonuclease E activity regulator RraA; its protein translation is MPDSPVNPANQINTADLFDERGEELDSIALQFQSLGGLTHFSGPVRTIRCREDNALVKTMLGTPGNGAVLVVDGGGSLRTALMGDMIAASAVENGWAGVVLNGAIRDRVAIAGLPLGVKALGSNPRKSAKDGAGETDVELDIDGVAVRPGQRIWCDPDGILLER
- a CDS encoding TetR/AcrR family transcriptional regulator, whose translation is MPEFPSDLPPMAPPPTLPRQRRRYARILEVAAGFARKGLDSVVLSEVAAKADVPLGTLYRYFPSSTQLMLALYRKQLGELHLGEWPSGARAPAHALVGVVMEIFHMRLMQPAVEQCLNRVVYAKDTDTTRLLRDIDATAENAVTVVSGDPAVSRVLLLTVTGLVQSVRCRRLSLFEAEEDLKKACSLLSRGRGAA
- a CDS encoding Lrp/AsnC family transcriptional regulator, which produces MQQLDATDRRILLALDADPRVPIMVLAQRLGLARGTVQSRLERMTASGALRPNSSRVLPAALGRGVAAAVSAELDQSHLNEAIAALRNIPEVLECHAPAGDTDLLIRVVATSPDDLYRVSEEIRLCPGIVRTSTSMFLREVIPYRTTALLDG
- a CDS encoding MDR family MFS transporter, with protein sequence MSKTPSPRLPGEVLTHRQTITVMVGLMLGMFLSSLDQTIVSTSIYTIANDLDGLSLQAWATTAYLITSTVSTPLYGKLSDIFGRRPLYLAAILIFLAGSLYAGSVHSMTELAIARGIQGMGAGGLLALALTIIGDIVALKDRAKFQGYFMSVFGISSVLGPVIGGAFAGSATILGFDGWRWVFFINIPIGLAALAVVFLYLHLPAKHLKQKIDYWGAAAITLAIVPLLLVAEQGRTWGWTSPGAFLCYGLGVLGIIAFLLAEKRAGDYALIPLRLFQNVTFGLSSLLNFIIGVGMFGAIAMLPMYLQLVKGLTPTEAGLMMITFTVGILTGSITAGRTISASGTYRIFPILGTAVLTIAAVVMGLSLGVDTPLWVPGAIAVFFGLGLGFCMQPLTLAMQVSVPAKDMGVGTSSAAFFRSMGGAVGTAVFISMLFSLAADKIATGMKDAVQNADYLKVLKDPAVAADPANAKLYEFFRNGASNDSLNDTSWLHTANAALTRPITEGFAQSIDAVMLTAAVLTGVAFLISFALPNKKLTDPKAAAKESVPAH
- a CDS encoding LysE family translocator; amino-acid sequence: MNPQLFLAFIGVAVALACTPGVDWAYSIAAGLRERSLVPAVAGLCGGYVVHTALLTAGLAAVITGMPGLLGWLTVAGAAYLLWLGAGTVRSWRGASFGAADAPASARADAAASANQFRIFLQGMGTSGINPKGLLFFLALVPQFVSTDAALPVPLQSGLLGLTFVLLVAVIYSCVALLARKLLHSRPGAARRVTLASGVIMVGLGVVLLTEQLAPLLGRLAAAG
- a CDS encoding DUF456 domain-containing protein codes for the protein MNPETVVTVLCGLAILVGVAGIIIPVLPGSILIALSLLAWAIWGGDGTTGWVVFGIGLLLVLAGMAASAVLTGRKLKQHSIPGRSVVAGLVFGVVGMFLIPVVGLFVGFAAGLLLSELHRTRAWRTAVTSSWAALKATGLGMIAEFGLACLAASTWVIGVWVAAAA